In Shouchella patagoniensis, the following are encoded in one genomic region:
- a CDS encoding 4'-phosphopantetheinyl transferase family protein, with protein sequence MIYGTGLDIVEHSSVEKLVKKGTFQAFKRKWFSEHELYLIETASNQMKQFSILFSIKEAFIKASNGEAKLKDTRKINILKRHGNYLIVGFYEEFLKDKKYRIVVSQNNVFTISSMCIFQREGSLYE encoded by the coding sequence ATGATTTATGGTACAGGATTAGATATCGTGGAACATAGTAGTGTAGAAAAATTAGTGAAAAAGGGTACCTTTCAAGCTTTTAAAAGGAAATGGTTCTCTGAACATGAGCTTTACCTCATCGAAACAGCTTCAAATCAAATGAAACAATTTTCAATACTGTTTAGTATTAAAGAAGCTTTTATAAAAGCTTCAAATGGGGAAGCGAAATTAAAGGATACAAGAAAGATAAACATTTTAAAACGGCATGGCAATTATCTAATCGTGGGTTTTTATGAAGAATTTTTAAAGGATAAGAAATACCGGATTGTGGTGTCTCAGAATAATGTATTTACCATTTCTTCTATGTGCATTTTCCAAAGAGAAGGGAGTTTATATGAATAA
- a CDS encoding MFS transporter, translated as MKRLLYIVFMFNFLFSLLTAILPLLVFDITNSAATSGYVLSTFMIALLVTRILLLTHEIDDYLLLKVGLTAYCLGFLLLFVNATAIAMFYIGAVMFGIGVGIVAPVLITLITGLSERPNAAVGWHNSFLGVASAFAPILGVSLFYSIDNRGFLYLILTVLALTTLSLAVFIRRTGDKKRFKKTKINGEAFSKEYIPSYMVFLLTSISYGAVIAFSPIFFEMIGLRVDVFYFFFWSFFIVAQLSMLKIKEKVAEIKLLNISIFLIFASSLSIVFTTNYILLIITAIVFGFSYGGIMNLFYNRIAIVKESKAKSDAYSIFGLMSYLGVGLGSMLLSPIANHSLAVLFIISSLFPLLGVLINMLVDKKSKMKMVTSK; from the coding sequence ATGAAAAGGCTGTTATATATTGTATTTATGTTTAACTTTCTGTTTAGTCTGTTAACGGCTATTTTACCCTTATTGGTTTTTGACATAACGAACTCTGCAGCTACTTCTGGGTATGTATTATCTACATTTATGATTGCTCTTTTGGTGACGAGAATTTTATTGCTGACACATGAAATTGACGATTATTTGCTTTTGAAGGTTGGATTAACAGCATATTGTTTAGGTTTTTTACTACTCTTCGTAAACGCCACGGCAATAGCCATGTTTTATATAGGGGCTGTCATGTTTGGCATAGGAGTAGGAATCGTTGCTCCCGTACTGATTACACTCATAACGGGTTTAAGTGAACGCCCCAATGCTGCAGTCGGATGGCATAATTCATTTTTAGGTGTTGCATCTGCATTCGCTCCAATATTGGGTGTTTCACTCTTTTATTCCATTGATAATCGAGGTTTTTTATATCTGATTTTGACTGTCTTAGCTCTAACAACACTTAGTTTAGCAGTCTTCATAAGAAGAACAGGAGATAAAAAACGGTTTAAAAAGACAAAGATAAATGGAGAAGCTTTTAGCAAAGAGTACATTCCTAGTTACATGGTTTTTTTATTAACATCGATTAGTTACGGAGCTGTTATTGCTTTTTCTCCGATATTTTTTGAAATGATCGGTTTAAGAGTAGATGTCTTTTACTTCTTTTTCTGGAGCTTTTTTATCGTTGCTCAACTTAGCATGTTGAAGATTAAGGAGAAGGTAGCAGAGATAAAACTTTTGAACATAAGTATTTTTCTTATTTTTGCAAGTTCACTTTCAATCGTTTTCACAACAAATTATATCCTTTTGATAATTACGGCAATTGTATTTGGTTTCTCTTATGGAGGGATTATGAATTTATTTTATAATCGCATTGCTATTGTAAAAGAGAGTAAAGCTAAAAGTGATGCTTACAGCATATTTGGTTTAATGTCTTACTTAGGTGTAGGATTAGGTTCAATGCTTCTGAGCCCAATAGCTAATCATTCTTTAGCGGTTCTTTTCATTATCTCTTCTTTGTTTCCTTTATTAGGTGTACTAATTAATATGCTAGTAGACAAGAAAAGTAAGATGAAAATGGTCACTAGTAAATAA
- a CDS encoding beta-ketoacyl-[acyl-carrier-protein] synthase family protein translates to MKRVVVTGIGVTSSIGVGVNEFWEACLNGESGISKIQKEGLELLEPKYGGQIHDFEPSHSVFINNHGEIGRGSQLLISSVRQAIENSGLHVDDYQKGDFFVGTTMGEVTVEKTNDDLHHGRKSIDAYVEQNDLKNMLVYAAREFSLQGYTSLITNACAAGNYALIQAYDQIKRGRSNIAFSAGTDPFSTVAYYGFNRLKAISPDKCRPFDKNRKGMQVAEGSACLILEELGHAINRGACIYAEIGGYGVSCDAHHITSPHPESNGIIRATTNALNAAGVRSEEVDYISAHGTGTSANDRVESSAINRIFGMDTPTSSIKSMLGHTMGAASSIESAVSCLAIRDNVAPPTINFETPDEECPIDCIPNEAREFEINTVINNSYAFGGTNASVLFKQYQG, encoded by the coding sequence TTGAAAAGAGTCGTCGTAACAGGGATTGGTGTCACCTCTTCGATCGGAGTAGGAGTGAATGAGTTTTGGGAAGCTTGTTTGAATGGTGAGTCTGGGATATCAAAAATTCAAAAAGAAGGGTTAGAGCTTCTTGAACCCAAATATGGCGGTCAAATTCATGATTTTGAGCCTAGTCATTCAGTTTTCATAAATAATCATGGAGAAATAGGAAGAGGTTCACAATTACTCATATCGAGTGTACGTCAAGCAATAGAGAATTCGGGGTTACATGTGGATGACTATCAAAAAGGGGACTTCTTTGTAGGAACAACAATGGGTGAAGTCACGGTAGAAAAAACAAATGATGATTTGCATCATGGTCGAAAAAGCATAGATGCGTATGTAGAACAGAATGATTTAAAGAATATGTTGGTTTATGCTGCGAGAGAGTTTTCCCTACAGGGGTATACTTCCTTAATTACAAATGCGTGTGCTGCTGGAAATTATGCATTAATTCAAGCATATGACCAAATTAAAAGAGGGCGGTCCAACATTGCTTTTTCCGCAGGAACAGACCCGTTTTCGACAGTCGCTTATTATGGTTTCAATCGTCTCAAAGCTATATCACCAGACAAGTGCCGGCCGTTCGATAAGAATAGAAAAGGGATGCAAGTGGCTGAAGGCTCGGCTTGTCTGATTTTAGAAGAATTGGGGCACGCAATAAATAGAGGTGCATGTATTTATGCTGAAATTGGAGGGTATGGTGTGAGTTGTGATGCACACCATATTACGTCTCCTCATCCAGAATCCAACGGCATTATTCGTGCAACGACAAATGCTCTTAACGCTGCGGGTGTTAGGTCAGAAGAGGTTGATTATATTAGTGCTCACGGAACAGGAACAAGTGCCAATGATCGAGTGGAATCGAGTGCTATTAACCGTATCTTTGGTATGGATACACCGACAAGTTCTATTAAATCCATGTTAGGGCATACCATGGGGGCTGCAAGCTCAATTGAAAGTGCAGTTAGTTGTCTAGCAATCAGAGATAATGTTGCTCCACCTACAATAAACTTTGAAACGCCAGATGAGGAGTGTCCAATTGATTGCATACCGAACGAGGCACGAGAGTTCGAGATTAATACAGTAATAAATAATTCTTATGCGTTTGGTGGAACGAATGCAAGTGTTTTGTTTAAGCAATATCAAGGATAA
- a CDS encoding acyl carrier protein → MLTSNEVNSVKEIIAEVLEVEMEEVQMETDLVDELEADSMMALEIMATVEKTFNVVIPEEELPNFGSLSEIINVVTKLRGVPQ, encoded by the coding sequence ATGTTAACAAGTAACGAGGTAAATTCCGTAAAAGAAATTATTGCTGAGGTTCTTGAAGTAGAGATGGAAGAAGTACAAATGGAGACGGATTTAGTAGATGAGCTTGAAGCAGATTCTATGATGGCTTTAGAAATCATGGCAACAGTTGAAAAAACATTTAATGTGGTCATACCAGAAGAAGAGTTACCTAATTTTGGCTCTTTGTCAGAAATTATTAATGTGGTTACGAAGTTAAGAGGGGTTCCACAATGA
- a CDS encoding N-acyl amino acid synthase FeeM domain-containing protein produces the protein MIKAVVINDKERLSEFYRLRYDVFVVEQGAAPTSFYPDKELKDDFDEQGIHIGCYMNDELVGTISFIHKEQHEALMVEKVHHLKSDSSKNYAEVMRFIVVENAKTKKFGVKGLIVNKLLGKLYEVLQQYKIDYVYVQSCESVQTLYESIGFKQIGEYQLYEGISNECPMVLDMKAINQNILEGVK, from the coding sequence GTGATCAAAGCTGTTGTGATTAATGATAAGGAGAGGCTATCCGAATTTTATAGGCTTAGATATGATGTGTTTGTTGTTGAGCAAGGAGCTGCCCCAACCTCTTTTTATCCAGACAAAGAATTAAAGGATGACTTTGATGAGCAGGGTATACACATTGGTTGTTATATGAATGATGAGTTGGTTGGAACGATTTCATTCATTCATAAAGAACAACATGAAGCATTAATGGTTGAAAAAGTTCATCATTTAAAAAGTGATAGCTCGAAGAACTATGCAGAAGTCATGCGATTTATTGTCGTTGAAAATGCTAAAACAAAGAAGTTTGGTGTAAAAGGTCTTATTGTCAATAAGCTATTAGGTAAACTTTATGAGGTCTTACAGCAATATAAAATTGACTATGTTTATGTTCAAAGTTGTGAATCTGTTCAAACGCTATATGAGTCTATTGGATTTAAACAAATAGGTGAGTATCAATTGTATGAAGGCATTTCAAATGAATGTCCAATGGTATTGGATATGAAGGCTATTAACCAAAATATCTTAGAAGGAGTGAAATAA
- a CDS encoding peptidogalycan biosysnthesis protein: MNISVYKRYEEIDEGFRLKVESKFLRTSEYSKEWFLFLEENLLGYEPLYFIGGEENDVDFFSTGFIARKLNVTSYLSNKPKAMFDWLDKYLVNPLKFNVVFIKNPLSNFEGIHSSKQDQLSEFIGGCKDYIYNVLKFDSIFIGNVGDTKLNDGISEAAFIKIPYYPNTLLSTDFNSFDDYLLSVKKKKRWDIKNKIKSLHQYEASIEVVDRINHQDSERVFELYNKTAERGDASPYPIIYSKSSFDQWDGMGESYKWILVKFQSEIIAFAMVVREGDSLLFKHVGMDYKHSTQCFAYFNLYYEAIRLAIQENVKSMYCGPTTYDTKKSLGCQLVELNAYLSVKNFFLEKAMGKVLTKAFE, from the coding sequence ATGAATATCTCTGTATACAAACGTTATGAAGAGATAGATGAAGGGTTTCGCCTAAAAGTAGAAAGTAAATTCCTTAGGACGAGTGAATATTCGAAAGAATGGTTTCTTTTTCTAGAGGAAAATTTGTTGGGGTATGAACCACTATATTTTATTGGCGGGGAAGAGAATGATGTAGACTTTTTTAGTACCGGATTTATCGCAAGAAAATTAAACGTCACAAGCTATTTAAGTAATAAACCAAAAGCCATGTTTGATTGGTTAGATAAATATTTAGTTAATCCTTTGAAGTTCAATGTGGTGTTTATAAAGAATCCTTTATCAAATTTTGAGGGTATTCATAGCTCAAAACAGGATCAATTGAGCGAGTTTATAGGTGGATGTAAAGATTATATCTATAATGTCTTGAAATTTGATTCTATTTTTATTGGGAATGTAGGTGATACAAAGCTAAACGATGGGATAAGTGAAGCTGCGTTTATTAAGATTCCATACTACCCCAACACCTTATTGAGTACAGATTTTAATTCTTTTGATGACTATTTATTGTCTGTTAAGAAAAAGAAGCGGTGGGATATTAAGAATAAAATAAAATCTTTGCATCAATACGAGGCGTCTATTGAAGTCGTTGACCGTATTAATCATCAAGATTCAGAAAGGGTTTTTGAATTATATAATAAAACAGCGGAACGGGGAGATGCTTCTCCATATCCAATTATCTATTCAAAATCAAGCTTTGATCAGTGGGATGGAATGGGAGAAAGTTACAAGTGGATCTTAGTTAAATTCCAATCGGAAATTATAGCGTTTGCCATGGTCGTAAGAGAAGGAGATAGTTTGTTATTCAAACATGTAGGCATGGATTACAAACACTCTACTCAGTGCTTCGCTTATTTTAATCTTTATTATGAAGCGATACGTCTGGCGATCCAAGAAAACGTAAAATCAATGTATTGTGGACCGACAACATATGATACGAAGAAAAGTCTCGGTTGCCAACTCGTTGAATTAAATGCTTACTTGTCGGTTAAAAATTTTTTCTTAGAAAAAGCAATGGGCAAGGTATTAACAAAAGCATTTGAATAA
- a CDS encoding helix-turn-helix domain-containing protein, translating to MDLEVGRKIRDLRKYYRMTQEELAEGICTQASISKIEKNAETYISAQILYSISQRLGVSIEYFFNDNEVLNISYINEVCDQLNELVTNKNYGEAYEIVKLEKKNVKFITKRHLKKYLLWREALCINYLFGKKPEALEMINEALLLSETTEKNYSLEDLDIVTSKAILLGELEDWKASLDLYNTILENIKKIPYQKDRLTLINIFYNASRSAIKLNDYNQALLFCNKGILVCKQEKTFFLLGHLNYQKAECLIHINMQDMATPLQFYRKALALFEEAEQEKYIDIVTMKINKLIHN from the coding sequence ATGGATCTTGAAGTGGGGAGAAAAATCCGCGACTTACGTAAGTACTACCGTATGACTCAAGAAGAATTGGCGGAGGGAATTTGTACGCAAGCAAGTATCAGTAAAATTGAAAAGAATGCGGAAACGTATATATCTGCACAAATTCTATATTCAATTAGCCAACGATTAGGTGTTTCGATTGAATATTTTTTTAATGACAATGAAGTATTAAATATCAGCTATATCAACGAAGTATGTGATCAATTAAATGAATTAGTAACAAATAAGAATTACGGAGAAGCATATGAAATTGTTAAATTAGAAAAGAAAAACGTTAAGTTTATTACTAAGAGACATTTAAAGAAGTACTTGCTATGGAGAGAAGCATTATGCATAAATTATCTATTTGGGAAAAAACCTGAAGCGTTAGAAATGATTAATGAAGCTCTACTGTTATCGGAAACGACTGAAAAGAATTATTCATTAGAGGATTTAGACATTGTGACCAGTAAAGCAATCTTGCTTGGAGAATTAGAAGATTGGAAAGCATCATTAGACCTTTATAATACCATCTTAGAAAACATCAAAAAGATTCCATATCAAAAAGACCGACTCACACTTATAAATATCTTTTATAATGCTTCAAGATCAGCAATAAAATTAAATGATTATAACCAAGCTTTATTATTTTGTAATAAAGGAATATTAGTCTGTAAACAAGAAAAAACCTTTTTCTTGTTAGGCCACCTTAATTACCAAAAGGCAGAATGTTTAATTCATATAAATATGCAAGATATGGCAACCCCTCTTCAATTCTACAGAAAAGCGTTGGCTTTATTTGAGGAAGCAGAGCAAGAGAAGTACATAGATATTGTGACGATGAAAATTAATAAGCTCATCCATAATTAA
- a CDS encoding GNAT family N-acetyltransferase, whose protein sequence is MGTHRKDQLEMRQVTSEHTQDSIDLLKYVFQVTHQDVSQIGESQLARWKKPMIEECSVMGWFSKNKLISQMVVYPFSVNIHGQPFKMGGVTGVGTYPEYAGLGLMNDLMKESLRIMKERGQTISYLFPYSIPYYRKKGWEIISDVITYTVRDTQIPKPYDVPGRIERVPFHHEDIRQAYETFAKKENGAMIRNQLAWDEHFKWEKDELTCCVYYNEENVPTGYMYYKVENETFYVTEMIYNNEEARRGIWNFIGAHFSMVYHVKGKIFENEPLSFFLEDGEIEEKIAPYYMARIVDVTGFLTAFPFTKNANASLTIQVSDPLLEWNNGTFAIHFNKQSVEEVVTETEPDVVIDVQTLVTLLLHYKNASDLKKIGRIQANDETISYLESIIPSNQPWFSDYF, encoded by the coding sequence ATGGGTACTCATCGCAAAGATCAGTTAGAAATGCGTCAAGTGACCAGTGAACATACACAAGATTCAATCGATTTACTGAAATATGTGTTTCAAGTAACCCATCAAGACGTATCACAAATCGGCGAGTCACAACTGGCTCGGTGGAAAAAGCCGATGATCGAAGAGTGTTCTGTGATGGGGTGGTTTTCAAAGAATAAATTAATCTCCCAAATGGTTGTTTATCCGTTTTCCGTAAATATACATGGTCAACCGTTTAAAATGGGAGGCGTAACAGGTGTAGGCACCTATCCGGAATATGCCGGTCTTGGGTTGATGAATGATCTAATGAAAGAAAGCTTAAGGATAATGAAGGAACGCGGTCAAACAATCTCTTATTTGTTTCCTTATTCGATTCCTTACTATCGCAAAAAAGGCTGGGAAATCATTTCAGATGTCATTACGTACACCGTGCGTGATACCCAAATCCCTAAGCCATACGACGTTCCAGGAAGAATTGAGCGTGTGCCTTTCCACCATGAGGACATTCGTCAAGCATACGAGACGTTCGCCAAAAAAGAGAATGGCGCCATGATTCGAAACCAACTCGCATGGGATGAACATTTTAAATGGGAAAAAGACGAGTTAACATGCTGTGTGTATTACAATGAAGAAAATGTACCGACTGGGTATATGTATTATAAAGTCGAGAATGAAACGTTTTATGTAACAGAGATGATCTATAACAATGAAGAAGCACGTCGAGGAATTTGGAATTTTATCGGTGCCCATTTTTCAATGGTCTATCACGTGAAGGGAAAGATTTTCGAAAATGAACCTCTTTCCTTTTTCTTAGAAGATGGTGAAATTGAAGAAAAAATTGCCCCTTACTACATGGCTCGCATCGTAGATGTAACAGGATTTTTAACAGCTTTTCCTTTCACAAAAAACGCCAATGCTTCTCTGACAATTCAAGTGAGTGATCCACTTCTTGAATGGAATAACGGGACATTTGCCATCCATTTTAACAAGCAATCCGTTGAAGAAGTCGTCACGGAAACAGAGCCAGATGTGGTCATTGACGTTCAAACATTGGTCACCTTACTCCTTCATTATAAAAATGCCTCTGATTTGAAAAAAATAGGGCGCATTCAAGCAAATGATGAAACCATTTCGTACCTTGAATCCATTATCCCATCGAATCAACCATGGTTCTCCGATTATTTTTAA
- the fabZ gene encoding 3-hydroxyacyl-ACP dehydratase FabZ, with product MSVDLNETHEIKMDQLLEILPQRYPMIMVDKVTYLDEKKIIAVKNVSGNEPCFLGHFPNKKVFPGVLLTEAIAQAGIVLLQQGTQLEEGDTPVIYHTNIKFKHMVLPGDQLKTEVVFQKRVGHSAIVNASVYVEDILVASGNLTFTITKL from the coding sequence ATGAGTGTTGATTTAAATGAAACTCATGAAATCAAAATGGACCAACTACTTGAGATTTTACCACAACGGTATCCAATGATCATGGTTGATAAAGTAACTTATCTTGATGAAAAAAAAATTATTGCTGTCAAAAACGTTAGCGGAAATGAACCTTGCTTTTTAGGACATTTTCCTAATAAGAAGGTATTTCCAGGTGTGTTGCTAACTGAAGCGATCGCTCAGGCCGGCATTGTTTTATTACAGCAGGGAACTCAATTAGAGGAGGGGGATACACCTGTTATTTACCATACAAATATAAAGTTTAAGCATATGGTCCTTCCTGGAGATCAATTAAAGACTGAGGTCGTTTTTCAGAAAAGAGTGGGTCATTCTGCGATTGTTAATGCGTCAGTCTACGTAGAAGATATTTTGGTTGCGTCGGGTAATTTAACATTCACAATTACTAAACTATAG
- the fabG gene encoding 3-oxoacyl-ACP reductase FabG, with the protein MALITGGSKGIGEGLVRDFAARGWIVHFTYHSSHEKAASIESEYSNVFSHQADVTDYQTAKAIVKTVINQHGKIDCLINNAGITKDKTIGFMNESNWRDVIATNLTGNFNYSKFVSKEMMKQRSGSIINIASISGIIGIPGQSNYAASKAGIITMTRTIAKELGPFNIKVNVVSPGFIETAMTDGVSYQDMIERSPLKRVGQIDDISGVVRFLTTPEANYITGQNLIVDGGLSI; encoded by the coding sequence GTGGCGCTCATTACAGGTGGATCGAAAGGAATCGGCGAGGGACTTGTCCGAGATTTTGCAGCAAGGGGCTGGATCGTACATTTTACTTATCATAGTAGTCATGAGAAAGCTGCTAGTATAGAAAGTGAATATTCGAATGTTTTTTCCCATCAAGCTGATGTTACTGATTATCAAACGGCAAAGGCAATCGTAAAAACGGTCATCAATCAACACGGAAAAATTGACTGTTTAATTAATAATGCTGGCATTACAAAAGATAAAACGATTGGATTTATGAATGAATCCAATTGGAGAGACGTGATTGCAACGAATCTTACAGGTAATTTTAACTACTCGAAATTTGTAAGCAAAGAAATGATGAAACAGAGATCAGGCTCAATTATTAATATTGCTTCTATCTCTGGAATTATTGGTATTCCTGGGCAGTCGAATTATGCAGCATCAAAGGCCGGGATTATTACAATGACTAGAACGATAGCGAAAGAACTTGGGCCATTTAACATAAAAGTGAATGTAGTAAGCCCAGGTTTCATTGAAACGGCTATGACGGATGGAGTAAGTTATCAAGATATGATCGAACGTTCTCCTTTAAAAAGGGTAGGACAGATTGATGATATTTCCGGAGTGGTCCGTTTCCTCACTACACCTGAAGCAAATTACATTACGGGTCAAAATTTAATAGTGGATGGAGGACTTTCTATATAA
- a CDS encoding beta-ketoacyl synthase N-terminal-like domain-containing protein, whose translation MTKQVVIKGIGCITPWGDIVEDVIRNDKERSLDTNLVKDFDLQKYVKRKGLRTLPKSTKMAIASTELALKDLDVLGYKELPKERIGVFVGTSLSYVNNIQDFLEPTYEKNANSVSPIKFPNTVLNNISGWVSIVFGIEGINSTVNNGTMSGVDALIQAQSYLESNVIDRAIVITVDDIDKAIVHNKNNGKRQDQTITESSITFILEQSHTLEGSYGLIKNVEAWMNPYNSIERLQNVISTRLRGISSIEYVLWGSENGIDGNIERQLNAIYQGEITKTSDFLGDALSSSAFYKIMIALFSSQNSLIIETNNMGNQGVFEVESVVVTERKEIIHERKELSLI comes from the coding sequence GTGACAAAGCAAGTAGTGATTAAAGGCATCGGTTGCATTACGCCGTGGGGAGATATCGTCGAAGATGTTATTCGAAATGATAAGGAGAGAAGTTTAGATACGAATCTAGTAAAGGATTTCGATTTACAAAAGTATGTGAAAAGAAAGGGGCTCAGAACGTTACCCAAATCGACAAAAATGGCAATCGCATCTACTGAATTAGCACTCAAAGATTTAGATGTATTGGGCTATAAGGAGCTACCAAAAGAACGGATTGGCGTCTTTGTGGGGACCTCTTTGAGCTATGTGAATAACATCCAAGACTTCTTGGAACCTACTTATGAGAAAAATGCTAATTCCGTAAGCCCAATTAAATTCCCAAATACAGTCCTAAATAATATTTCTGGCTGGGTATCGATTGTCTTTGGAATTGAGGGGATTAATAGTACGGTTAATAACGGGACTATGTCTGGAGTTGATGCACTCATTCAGGCACAGAGCTATTTAGAAAGTAACGTGATTGATCGGGCCATTGTTATTACAGTCGACGATATCGATAAAGCCATTGTTCACAATAAAAATAATGGAAAAAGACAGGATCAAACAATAACTGAATCTTCAATCACTTTTATTTTGGAGCAATCTCATACATTAGAAGGTAGTTATGGGCTAATTAAGAATGTAGAAGCGTGGATGAATCCATATAATTCTATCGAAAGGTTGCAAAATGTAATCTCGACAAGACTTCGAGGTATCTCTTCAATTGAGTATGTTTTATGGGGTTCAGAGAATGGAATCGATGGAAACATTGAGAGGCAGTTAAATGCAATTTATCAAGGGGAAATAACAAAAACGTCCGATTTCTTAGGTGATGCCCTTTCATCGTCAGCGTTTTATAAAATCATGATTGCTCTTTTTTCTAGTCAGAATTCGCTTATTATCGAAACGAACAATATGGGAAACCAAGGCGTATTTGAAGTTGAAAGTGTAGTTGTTACAGAACGAAAAGAGATCATACATGAAAGAAAGGAGCTTAGTTTAATTTGA
- a CDS encoding phytoene desaturase family protein, with product MNKKDGQDYDVVIVGGGLSGLTAAALLTQKGMNVLVVEQHYFLGGCAHTFKRKKYVFDTAIHLIGGAEEGGEIHNLYTQLGIRDQIEFLPVDPLINLCIDNHFYGIPANLQKLGQLMGEWFPADSKAVKEVLDEIVYIGSLKGNFTFQDLKKISELERLSYKDYLSNRFHHPHCEKILSSLLLFAGSSIDELSTFKMMNIMASYHGGGFYPKGSSQQLSNCLRDYILQNGGDVKIKRTIKRIDIQNNQVKGVVDHKGQYFKTQSVISSASFSVTMNMLNNEKVKQEALNKKQVKKLKPSNSAVVLFSVIKNEDLPDQLAHETVFFSEENIYSETGMLFNPENTEGDPVISVSCPSLADADLAPTGYSIVTFMSLCHAETVESIRDNKGKEYILEKFLSVLEKKIPDLRKKLVYHEFSTPSTIQRFTFNPEGAIYGWKKTVSQQGVASIASKVSIEGLYFTGHWSQDAHGAYGVMRSGRKTAEQLLDSNIQIGVSL from the coding sequence ATGAATAAAAAAGATGGCCAAGATTATGATGTGGTTATTGTAGGCGGGGGTCTTTCAGGGTTAACAGCGGCTGCGCTATTAACGCAGAAGGGAATGAACGTGTTGGTAGTAGAACAACATTATTTCTTAGGAGGGTGTGCCCACACGTTTAAGCGGAAAAAATATGTATTTGATACAGCTATCCATCTCATTGGCGGTGCGGAAGAAGGGGGAGAGATTCATAACTTATATACTCAATTAGGTATAAGAGATCAAATTGAATTTCTTCCTGTGGACCCTCTTATTAACTTATGTATAGATAACCATTTTTACGGCATACCAGCTAATTTACAAAAGTTAGGTCAATTAATGGGTGAGTGGTTTCCAGCGGATTCAAAAGCTGTGAAAGAAGTTCTAGATGAAATAGTGTATATAGGTAGTTTAAAGGGGAATTTTACGTTTCAAGATTTAAAGAAAATAAGCGAGTTAGAAAGGTTAAGTTATAAAGACTACTTATCTAATCGATTTCATCATCCTCACTGCGAAAAGATCTTGAGTAGTCTACTATTATTTGCTGGATCATCAATTGATGAACTGTCTACATTCAAAATGATGAATATTATGGCGAGTTACCATGGAGGAGGGTTTTATCCTAAAGGAAGTTCACAGCAATTGAGTAATTGTTTGCGCGATTATATTTTGCAGAATGGAGGAGATGTAAAAATAAAGCGGACGATTAAACGGATAGATATCCAAAACAATCAAGTAAAAGGTGTAGTCGACCACAAAGGTCAGTATTTTAAAACACAATCAGTAATCTCAAGTGCAAGCTTTTCTGTAACAATGAACATGTTAAACAATGAGAAGGTCAAACAAGAGGCCTTGAATAAAAAACAAGTAAAAAAACTAAAACCATCAAACTCAGCCGTGGTATTATTCAGTGTTATTAAAAACGAGGATTTGCCAGATCAATTAGCACATGAGACGGTGTTCTTTTCTGAAGAAAATATATATTCAGAAACAGGGATGTTGTTTAACCCAGAAAATACGGAAGGAGATCCTGTTATTTCCGTAAGTTGCCCGTCCTTAGCAGACGCAGATCTAGCACCTACAGGATACAGCATAGTAACATTTATGTCATTATGTCACGCTGAAACAGTTGAGTCTATTCGTGATAATAAAGGGAAAGAGTACATTCTAGAGAAATTTTTAAGCGTTCTAGAAAAAAAGATACCAGATCTCCGAAAGAAGTTGGTCTATCATGAGTTTTCAACACCAAGTACGATACAAAGGTTCACCTTTAATCCTGAAGGAGCCATTTATGGATGGAAGAAAACGGTCAGTCAGCAAGGGGTGGCATCCATTGCTTCTAAAGTTTCGATAGAAGGATTGTATTTTACTGGACATTGGTCACAGGATGCTCATGGTGCATATGGAGTTATGAGGTCGGGTAGAAAAACAGCAGAACAATTATTAGATTCCAACATACAGATAGGAGTGAGTTTATAA